In Pectobacterium actinidiae, the DNA window CAAGCTGCCAGAAGAGCGCGTCTTCTCCCTGATAGCACAGGCTAAACAGATAATCGGTATCGCGCTCGCACAGCTCTTCACTGTGCACCACCAAGGTGTTCAGTCCCGCTCTCAACGGCAGTGCGATAACACAGGTTTGTTCGGTGTTGCGGGTAAAAGGCGTAAATCGGGTAACCTGTTCGCCGTTCAGCCACAGCGTGACGCCACCACAGGTACTGAGCGTAAACGGCGCCGTCTGCGCACGGTCACTGTGGATCACACAGCGAGCAAAGCGCTGAACGTGAACCGGACACGGCCAGAAATCGCTGAAATTCACACTGCGGCTTTCATCGCCGCCGCTCCACATCAGCGGGAAATGAAGATCTTCGGGTAACGTCACCTCGCGTTTTGCCTCTTCCTGCAAAAAGCGCACACGGCAGGGTAAAACACCGACATCGACAAAACCGTTAATAAAACGGTAATTCACCTTATCCGGCAGCGTATCCGGCTCGGCGAAATAACGTTTTTCCGTCAGTTCAGTCATCAGAAACCGATTAATGACGCCGTTCTTCTTTAATTTCCAACCGATATTCATACGATATCCCGTTTACAGCTTTGACAAATAAAATAACGAAAATGTATGACTGCACTTATTTCACTCTCGCGGTGCATACGATGCCAATATTTAGAGCATCGAAATATTTCCGCACCGTAATATCGCAATCAGAATGCAAATTTGCATAAAATCAGTGTTTGCATTCATTTATTGACATTTCGCATTAATAAATAAGATTCTCATATTTATATATGTGATTAATATCACAAAAATGCTTTATTTAAACCAACATTTAAAATATCTTTAACCTGCTTCACATAAATCAGTCAGGGTTCTGTCCATGATTGCACAATGAAAATGGCAAATTAATGCAAATTTGCATTAACCAGAACACAGAATAAATGTCAGGAATAAAATAAGCCTATTGCCAATAGCCAGGGTATTTCATACATAAATCAAACCTATGATGTGGAGATGTTTATGATACGTCCCAACACCGCGTTATTTTTTTCCGCCCTTGCACTGGGGTTATTCAGCAACAGCGCGTTAGCCGCCAAAACGCAAATAACATTTTTATATAGTGACGACGATCCCGAATTAGTGCATTTCATGGAACAGAAAGTGAAAGCTTTCTCCCAGAGCAATGCGCGCATTGATGTGAATTTTGTCAGCACTGGCTATAACGCGCTGCAAACACAATTACCGATGCAGCTGGCGGCGGGCTTAGGCCCCGATATTGCTAAAACCACGCAAATGGGGCTGCTCGGCTATACGCTGGATTTGCGCCCCTACCTGAAAGATCCCGCCGCCTTTGAGAAACGCTACAGCGCGGGTATCGAAAAGATTATGCGCGTGAAAGGCGTGCATAAAGCGGATGCGCTACCGGGCTTTGTCGCCTCCTGGACCGCCGATCTGCCATTTATTAACGTGACGCTGTTTGAGCAGGCGGGCGTTCCGCTCCCCCAATCGGGCTACACGATTGATGATTTGATGAAAGCCTCGAAGCTGGTCGCGGAAAAAACCGGCGTGCATATCCCCTTCACCATCGACCGCAGCGGCTTTCGTTTCTCTGGCCCAGCCTACTCTTACGGGGCACGCTACGATAAAGACGGGCTGATCAACTTTCCGGACGCGGCAGCACAGCAGTGGATTAAAGATCTGAAACGCTGGTCGGATGAAGGCGTGTTCCCGCGTGAAATGTGGGGCGCAGCGGGCGGCGGTCAGTACAAGAGCATGGCGGACGATTTCGTGAACGGTAACATCGTGACCTACTTCTCCGGCAACTGGCTGTTGAACCAATTCAGTAAGCAGATTGGCGACGGCTTTGACTGGAAAGTGCTGCCCGCACCTTGCAAAGAGAAGTGTATTTCGATGGGCGGCGCGACCTTTATCATGCCGTTCACCACCACCAAACACCCACAGGAAGTCGCCGAAT includes these proteins:
- a CDS encoding ABC transporter substrate-binding protein → MIRPNTALFFSALALGLFSNSALAAKTQITFLYSDDDPELVHFMEQKVKAFSQSNARIDVNFVSTGYNALQTQLPMQLAAGLGPDIAKTTQMGLLGYTLDLRPYLKDPAAFEKRYSAGIEKIMRVKGVHKADALPGFVASWTADLPFINVTLFEQAGVPLPQSGYTIDDLMKASKLVAEKTGVHIPFTIDRSGFRFSGPAYSYGARYDKDGLINFPDAAAQQWIKDLKRWSDEGVFPREMWGAAGGGQYKSMADDFVNGNIVTYFSGNWLLNQFSKQIGDGFDWKVLPAPCKEKCISMGGATFIMPFTTTKHPQEVAEFMEWLGSEPLQREIAERFNIIVGADISDLHYQTKDKHVIDGLNTAREEIKKIPSYVFDWERMESLGANELYPIILTRFTQYLNDQVSFDEYLRLTSNDVKRLNETIATNQQQRKNAP